The stretch of DNA CGTCGCCGACCTGCCGGAGTCGTGCGCTTCGGCGCACCGGGTGGACGTCTCCGAACCGGACTCGGTGCAGGACTGCGTACGGGAGGTGCTCGACCGGCACGGCCGGATCGACGTGCTGGTCAACTCCGCCGGTGTCGCCCGGCTGGCACCGGCCGCCGACATCGTCATGGACGACTGGCGCGCGACGCTGGACATCAACCTGACCGGGAGTTTCCTGATGTGCCAGGCGGTCGGGCGCGGCATGGTCGAGCAGGGTTCCGGACGGATCATCAACCTCGCTTCGCAGGCCGCGAGCGTCGCGCTGGACCAGCACGTCGCCTACAGCGCGTCGAAGGCCGGAATCCTCGGCATGACCCGGACGCTGGCTTTCGAGTGGGCGCGCAGCGGCGTCACCGTCAACGCGGTTTCGCCGACCGTGGTGCTCACCGAGCTCGGCCGCGCCGCCTGGGACAACCCCGCTGGCGAGGCGCACCGGGAGGACATCCCGGCGGGCCGGTTCGCCGAGCCGGCGGAGATCGCGGCCGCGGTCGCCTACCTCGCCACCGAAGAGGCCGCCATGGTCAACGGCACCGACCTGCGGGTGGACGGCGGATTCACCATCCGCTGACGCTCGATCCGACATCTATCCACAGTGGAATAACTCGGGTTCGCTGCGCCGGTCACCGAGACTTCCGCCGCCGCGCGGCACCGGAACTTCCGCCGCCGCGCGGCACCCGAGCTTCCGCCGCCCTGCCACGACGGACCGAGCGCAGTCGCGATCGGCACCACGCGCATCAGCCGACCCAGTGATTGACATCCCGGATCACCGGGTAGGCGAAGAGGGTCTTGCCCCACTGCGCTTGGAGGAGATCCCCGTGATCACCCTAGGTGTCATCCTGCTGATCCTCGGCCTGGTGCTGAGCGTCCCCGTCCTCTACACGATCGGCGGCATCCTGATCGTCGCGGGCCTGGTCCTGTTCGTGCTCGGCCGAATGGGCACCAAGGTCGGCGGCCGCGCCCACTGGTTCTGACCGGCCACAGTGGACTGGCGTGCGGATGGACCGAAACCCGCATCGCCCCGCCGTGCGCACGAACCGAGCCCCGATGTTCCGAGGGCGACGCGAAGCCATGACCGGAGGCGACACGACCGGACGGACCGCGGTCCACCGGGCGAAGGAACGCGCCGAACGCCTCATCGGCACGCTGCGGCGAGGTCTGGGCCACGCCGGCCCGGACCGCGACGCGATGTTGTCGATCGTGAAGAGCGTGTTCGCGGCAGCCGTGGCCTGGCTGATCGCGAACAACCTGCTGCACGCGCCTTCGGCGACGTTCGCCCCGTTCACCGCGTTGCTGATGGTGCAGGCGACGGTGTCGCAGTCGGTGGACCAGTCCGCCCGCTACGCCGCGGCGATGGTGGCCGGCGTGGTCCTGGCCGGGGTGCTCACGCCCACGCTCGGTGCCGCGATGTGGACGTTCGCGGTACTGATCCTGGTCGCGCTGGTTTTCGGGCGCTGGCGCAAACTCGGCCAGCAGGGACCGCAGGTCGGGGTGGCCGCGCTGTTCGCCTACTCGTCGTTCACCCAGTCACCCGCGCTCTCCTCCAGCTATCTCCAGCTGGCCAGCATCGCCGGACTGGTGCTGCTGGGTTGCGCGCTGGGAGTGCTCACCAATCTCGTGATCGTGCCGCCGATGCGCTACCGCAGCGCCGAGCACGGCATCGGTTCACTGGCCCACTCGCTGTGCGACCTGCTCACCGACGTGTCGGAGGGCTTGCACGGCGGTGTGCCGGACCGGGAATCGGCGCAGGCGTGGCAGCACCGCGCCGACCAGTTGCCGGAGTCGGTGGCGCAGGCGCGCGCCACCGTCGAGCACGCCGCCGAGACCATGCGGTTCAACCCGCGCAGGTTGTTCATGCGGGACTCCACCTCCTTCGCCGGCCACCGCACGATCCTCAACGCGCTGGAGCGCGCGGGTGAGCAACTGCGCTCCGGCCTGCGCGGCGTGCACAACGCCGCCGCCACCGACCACCCGCAGGACCGGGCACACCACCGGTTCATCATCGGCTACGCCGAACTGCTCGCTGCAGCGGCCGAAGCGGCTCGAAACCTCGGCCGGTTGCACAGCGCCGACGACACGCCACAACTGCGCGAACTCGACGACGCCACTTCCCGGGCCGAACGCGCTTACCGCGAGCTCGCCGAACAGGCCGGGGACGAAACGCTCGACAGCCCGCGGCAATGGCCGATCTACGGCGCCCTGCAAACCGACGCGCACCGCTTGGTCGAAGAGTTCATCCACGCCCGCCATTCCCTGTCACGCCTGCTCGAACCCGACCGGGAGGAACCCCGATCCGTGGGCTCCGCGGGGAATTAGCGCGCAACAGCCCGCCCCCTCCATGGGAACGTCAGGCCGTCGTGCCGGCTGCCAGCTCGCCGAGAATTCGCCGGGTCGCCTCGTCGGCCGGGAAGAACGACTCGACCGCGAGTTCGGCGAGGTTCACGTCGTGCGGCGCGCCGAAGTGCGTCACGGTGCTGTGCAGGTTCAGCGCACCGGACGGGTGCTCCAGCTGCAACGGCAGCAGTACGTCGTGCTCAGGTCGGCTGTTCATGCCCACGGTGGGCGGGCCGTAGCCGCGCATCTCGGAGAGCAGTCCGGCGAGGCGCGCATCGC from Saccharopolyspora sp. SCSIO 74807 encodes:
- a CDS encoding GolD/DthD family dehydrogenase; translated protein: MFELAQKVALVTGAASGIGAEITRVLAERGATVAGADLVADLPESCASAHRVDVSEPDSVQDCVREVLDRHGRIDVLVNSAGVARLAPAADIVMDDWRATLDINLTGSFLMCQAVGRGMVEQGSGRIINLASQAASVALDQHVAYSASKAGILGMTRTLAFEWARSGVTVNAVSPTVVLTELGRAAWDNPAGEAHREDIPAGRFAEPAEIAAAVAYLATEEAAMVNGTDLRVDGGFTIR
- a CDS encoding DUF6131 family protein, yielding MITLGVILLILGLVLSVPVLYTIGGILIVAGLVLFVLGRMGTKVGGRAHWF
- a CDS encoding aromatic acid exporter family protein — protein: MTGGDTTGRTAVHRAKERAERLIGTLRRGLGHAGPDRDAMLSIVKSVFAAAVAWLIANNLLHAPSATFAPFTALLMVQATVSQSVDQSARYAAAMVAGVVLAGVLTPTLGAAMWTFAVLILVALVFGRWRKLGQQGPQVGVAALFAYSSFTQSPALSSSYLQLASIAGLVLLGCALGVLTNLVIVPPMRYRSAEHGIGSLAHSLCDLLTDVSEGLHGGVPDRESAQAWQHRADQLPESVAQARATVEHAAETMRFNPRRLFMRDSTSFAGHRTILNALERAGEQLRSGLRGVHNAAATDHPQDRAHHRFIIGYAELLAAAAEAARNLGRLHSADDTPQLRELDDATSRAERAYRELAEQAGDETLDSPRQWPIYGALQTDAHRLVEEFIHARHSLSRLLEPDREEPRSVGSAGN